The genomic window TATGCCTTTCTTTTTGCTACCGTGATTATGCTCTATTATTTCCTACCAAATGTTAAAGTAAGTAAGATTCGCTACGTCATACCTGGAAGTCTCTTTGTACTAGTTACGACGATTGCTTTATTAAACATCTTTGCAGCTTATTTCAACAATTATGTCAATTATCTCGTTGACGTCAGATTTTTCAGTTCAATCGTCGTTGTTGTTATGATGTTCTGGTTCATTATCATTGCCAAGATATTAATCATCGGTGCCGTCATCAATGCCAGTGTTCAAAGTCTAAAAGACCCGGACTTTAAAGCAAATCAATAAGATTTCACCGATTACACAAATCGATCCCCCAGTCATTTAATACTGGGGGATTTTTGAATTTCCTGCTTTATTGTCCACTAGTCAGGGCTTGCAATTCTGTTTTTAGATACTGAGCCAAGTGTTGGTGGGCAAAAATAGTGGCATTTTTTTCTGCGGTAGGATTGTAGTTGGTGTTGGTATTTACATCATAGACATAAATGTCTCCACTCTCTGATTGAACCCATTCAATCGCCGCAACTTCAATCTGAGCATTTTTCAAGAAACTTTCATAAGCTTCTCTCCGGTCATCTGGTAGAGGTTCTGTAATCTGGAATTTTTCAGACGTTTCTAGTTGCTCTGGTCTCTTGCCGATTTGGCAACCATCTGCTGGACAAAGTTGGAAACCATCTGAAGAATCGATCGAAACAGTATAGAGGAATTTTTGATTGATAAACTCTGAACGACGGATACGTCCATCACTTGGCTTGATGTAGGCTTGTAACAAGGTAATCCCGTCCACTGATGGTTCAAAGAGAGGGCTATTGACATAAGTTGCCAGTTCCTCTTCATTTTGGAAGAGTTGAACGCCTAATCCCTTACCTGCACGATTGTGCTTGGTAATCAAAGGATAAATGTTTAATTTTCTTGCCGCTTCAATAATGTTTTCTTGACCCAAAACTGCAACTGTTGCAGGAGTCTCGATACCAGACTCGTTTAACTTCAAATATTGTTTGATTTTACTAATTTCAAGGTTGATAGCACCGGTACCATTCACAACTTTGCGTCCGTGTGCTTCTAACCAAGTAATCACTTGCTCTGTAAATTCTGGCGCATAACGATGTCCTCTTGTGTGTGAAGAGGCAGACATACGATTGTAAAAGATACCTTGCGGCGGTGGGCTTTGCAAATCTAAAATCCCACTAGACAAATCCCATAGTTCATAAGGGACTTCTAATTCTTCCAACCATTTCACTAAATGTTGAGTCCATTCTAGATTCTCATGAATCACATAAACTTTTGCTTCACTCATTATTCATATCTCCTTAAGAAAAGCTGACTGATAATTGGCTTTCCTTTTCTTCTTCTAAAATGTATCCTTCTGTTTTTTCGATAACGCTAACTGTTAAGATTTGACCCAAAACATTGATCATAGTACGGCCAGCATTGACAAAGAAATCAACTGCAAAAATCAAGGCCACTCCTTCAACTGGCAAGCCCAATTGAGGTGCTGCAGCTAATAGAACCACAATAGCTCCTGATGGTACGGTTGCCGCAGTTTTTCCAATTAAAGTCAAAAGTAAAACAGTAAACAAGAGACTTGATAATGAAAATTGAATGCCATAGGCATGGGCGATAAAAATTGTCGCTACTGAGAAATAAACCGCTGCTCCTTCTAAGTTAAAAGTATATCCTAAAGGAACAACTAAATCAATTGTATGCTCGTCATGCCCCTGTTTTTTCAAATCTTTAAGAAGTGATGGCAAGACCACACTAGAACTTCCAGTAACAAAAGCCAGAGTCAAGAGACTCCAATTTTCACGAAAGGCTGACAAATACGGCACCTTAAAGAATACAGCAATCAAAGGGAAAATAAGGAGAACCAATACAGCATAAGCCAGATAAGTTCCAATTACAAACTGACCAAGCCCAATCAACTTGTCGACACCCGTAGTTGCAACATCTTTAGCGATAAATCCAAAAATACCAATCGGTGATAGTTTGATAATTACTGCAACAATCTTGTAAATGGCTTCAATCCAGATTTGGAAACCTTCGATAATCTTCTGAGATTTGTCAGACTTAAGATTCCCAATTCCGTAACCAAGAAAGATGGCAAAAACGATAATTGGCAATAGAGCGCCATCTGAAAGAGATTTAACGATATTTGATGGAATGAAACCAAGCAAAAATTCGCTGAACTTGACATTGTTAGCAATCCCATCAAGGTTTCCACCAGTTTGACCGATATTCACTCCTTGACCAAATCCTAAATAGTAACTAGCAAATACAAACAAAAGAGTAATGGCAGTTGTTACAGCAAAAAAGTAAACCAAACTCTTGGTCAAAATTTTCCCGAAAGATTTTTTTCCGATAACTCCAGCTACTGCAACAACGATGGTTGGGAAGATTAGCGGAATGATAACCATATTGATCAATTTAATAAAGGCTTGACCTAAAAATTGATAAAAGCCTGAAAATTGTGGCCAGATAAGTGCAGCGATAACACCTAAGACCAAAGCCACCAATAATTGAATGCCTAGTGAGAGTTTTGACCATAACGTAACTAATTTCATAAGAAACTCCTTTGTTTTATTTGCTACTCATTCTACTACTATTCTTCTCTCCTGACTAATATATTTTTTCTATGGTCACCATAAAAAAGATTTATAATGAAGACTCAAACTACTCCAACTTTACAAAGTAAATCACATTGATGTTTGATATAGTATAAAAAATCAGTTTCTAAACAAAAATTTTTAGAAAAACACTGTTAAATCAAGGAATATGCTTTCCTTTTATTCAAATTTTATGATACAATATTGTTATGATTTTAATAAAACTCGCTTCTGTCTTGCTTTTGGTACTAACCTTGGCTTTGGCTATTATCTTTAGTAGATTTTTAAAGTTAAAGAAAAAGGGGATTAACTTTGCAGATTTGGCTTTTCCTTTTCTGATTTTTGAATACTATTTAATCAGTGCAAAGGTTTTTACCCATAATCAACTTCCCATTTTGGGGGCAGCCCTATCTTTGCTAGCCATCATTCTAGCCTTTTTCTTTTTAAGCAAAAAACGTAGTTTTTATTATCCAAAATTCCTTAAATTCTTTTGGAGAGCTGGATTTCTACTCACATTGCTCATCTACATCGTTATGATTGTTCAAATCTTCATGATGAAATAAATCATGCCAGCACCTCAACAGTTGGCGACTCGTTCTTCCACATGAGGTGCTTTTCTAATGACATTTTAAAAAAGATTATTAAAAAAATAGGAGATCAAACAAGTGAAAAAAACGCTCTTGGCAAGTGCCATCGCACTTACTTTTCTAGGATTCGCAACACACCCTGCTTTGGCTGAAGAAAATAACGTAAAAACTACAGCAGAAACGACACAAGAAACTACAACTACAGAAAAAGAAAAAAAGAGCATCCCTTCAACCAAGGAAACTGCTCCTTCTACTGAAACAAGTTCAAGCGTACCAACAACTTCTACAACAAATCCAAGTGAAACTCCAGCTAAGAAAGAGGAAGACAAGGCTCCAGAAGTCAAAAAAGAAGGTTGGGTATTAGAGGAAAACCACTGGCGTTTCTATGAAAACAATGCCCCTGTTCTTAACTGGAAAAAAATTCAAGGAAAATGGTACTACTTCGATAAGAACGGTATCATGCTCAGTGATACGATTTATGATGGATACATCCTGACTAGTAGCGGGGCTATGGTAGATAGTGGCTGGGGTAAAATCAAAGATAAATGGTATTATGCAAAGCCATCTGGTAAAATCTCTCAGCAAAAATGGGAAAAAGTTGGTGGTGTATGGTACTACTTTGACAAAGATGGAATCATGCTCAGCAACACCATTTTTGATGGTTATATCTTTACCAATAGTGGGGCTATGGCTGAGAGCGCTTGGGTCAAACAAGATGGTAAATGGTACTATGCCCAAACTTCTGGACAATTAAGTAAAAATAAGTGGGATAAAATTGGTGGTACTTGGTACTACTTTAATAAAGATGCCACTATGGCAAGTAACCAATGGCAAGGTAACTACTACCTAAAAGCTAGCGGTGCCATGGCTGAGAAAGAGTGGATTTTTGATAAAAACTATAATAGCTGGTTCTATTTAAAATCAGGTGGTGCTTATGCAGCGCGTGAATGGATTGGTTCATACTACCTCAAGTCAGGTGGTTACATGGCTAAGAGTGAATGGATTGATGACAGCTACTACAATGCTCGTTACTATGTAGATGAAAATGGTGTCTATGTCACAGGAACTCGTAAAATCGATGGAAAAGCACATCAGTTCCAAAGTAATGGAAAATGGATAGGTGAAGTTCCAGTAAGTCGTGGATTTGAAAAAGGAAAATACACATATACCGTTTTCTTAGACCCAGGACACGGCGGTAAAGATCCTGGTGCTGTTTATTATAACACGAATGAAAAAGACCTCACCATGCAAGTTTATCAAAAACTACGCAAGGAACTCCAAAGTCTTGGTTATACTGTTCTTTCTTCTAGAGATAGTGATGTCTATGTCGACTTTGTCACTGAACGTTCAAGAATGGTTAATAAGACTGATTCAGATATCTTTATTAGTATTCACTTCAATGCTAGTGGCAGCCCTGCTTCTAACCGTTCTGGTATTCAGACCTATTCTTACGAAGAAGCTGCTGGTTATCCTTCTAAGATTAATCCATACTGGCATAACCATCCCGACCGTATCAGTGAAAGCAATCGCCTAGCTGCAGATATCCACTCTTCACTCCTAGCTGAAACAGGTGCTAAGGATGCAGGTCTTCTCCAAAGTAGCTTTGCTGTCCTTCGAGAAACCGATAAACCAGCAGTTCTATTGGAGCTTGGTTACATTGACAATTTCAACGAAAACCAACAAATTCGTAGCGATGCTTACCAAAATAGATTGGTGGCAGGTATTGTCAAAGGTATTCAAAAATATTACGCAGGCAAATAAAGCAAAAGTCTCGAGAAAGCTCGAGACTTTTTTGTTTTATACTTCTTTCTTGTTAGTTTCCGGAAAGAGGAAACCAATCCCCACACAAGCTAGCACACCTGCACCGATAACCAAACCACTTGAAAGTGGCAAGATATCAAGAATGGCATTAGCGATGATAAAGGCAATAATTAAGCTCATGAGACTGGCCTTATAATCTTTTTTAACCAAATTCTCAAGAGTAAAGAATAAGAATAAACCTACTGGAAAGAGTGCCCAGATGTTAACATCCAAACTTGGCCATCCAACTAAACCAAAATACAAAACTGCTGCTGCAACGACTAAAAATCCGATACCTACTACTTTTTTCATGATATAACCTCATTTTCTATTTTGTTAGGAAGTTTAATCTCCCCTTGACAATTACTACTATAACAGAAATAAAAAACGCAAACAATAGGTTTTGCCTATGTGGTAGTCATGATAGACTATGTGGTCAAAAATCTTATCAAAAGAAAAAAGAAGTCCAAGAGGACTTCTTTCACACTGCCGATTGCAGGGATCGAACCTGTGACCTACGCGTTACGAGTGCGTTGCTCTACCAACTGAGCTAAATCGGCGATTCCCCTTATAGTATAGCACTATAAGGAAGGATGTCAAGGTTTGTTAATCTATCTTTTTAATCAAAATCTGACAAGGATTTTGGGATCCCCACAGTTGCGGAAAAATCTCTAGTTTTTTAAAGCCAAGTCTGCAATAAAAGGCATTTGTTCGATCATAATCCTTATTAGAGCCTTCTGCTACTGTTTTCACTTGCAAATAATCAACGTTTTTGCGTGCTTCATTTTCTAAAGTAGCAAGTAATTGACTCCCAATTCCTCTACCTTGATGAGCTTTTTTTACACCGATACAATCAATCTCTGCACAATCTTCACTGGAATAGGCCAAGCTTACAAATCCAGCCAAATCACTCTCCTGATAGGCAGCCCACACTTGCAAGTCCTTGGCTCCTTCGATATAGGCTTGCGTGCTTTCTGGTATTCCAAACCATTCTGGTAAGTCATGTAAGACTTC from Streptococcus sp. oral taxon 061 includes these protein-coding regions:
- a CDS encoding RimK family alpha-L-glutamate ligase, with protein sequence MSEAKVYVIHENLEWTQHLVKWLEELEVPYELWDLSSGILDLQSPPPQGIFYNRMSASSHTRGHRYAPEFTEQVITWLEAHGRKVVNGTGAINLEISKIKQYLKLNESGIETPATVAVLGQENIIEAARKLNIYPLITKHNRAGKGLGVQLFQNEEELATYVNSPLFEPSVDGITLLQAYIKPSDGRIRRSEFINQKFLYTVSIDSSDGFQLCPADGCQIGKRPEQLETSEKFQITEPLPDDRREAYESFLKNAQIEVAAIEWVQSESGDIYVYDVNTNTNYNPTAEKNATIFAHQHLAQYLKTELQALTSGQ
- a CDS encoding N-acetylmuramoyl-L-alanine amidase, whose product is MKKTLLASAIALTFLGFATHPALAEENNVKTTAETTQETTTTEKEKKSIPSTKETAPSTETSSSVPTTSTTNPSETPAKKEEDKAPEVKKEGWVLEENHWRFYENNAPVLNWKKIQGKWYYFDKNGIMLSDTIYDGYILTSSGAMVDSGWGKIKDKWYYAKPSGKISQQKWEKVGGVWYYFDKDGIMLSNTIFDGYIFTNSGAMAESAWVKQDGKWYYAQTSGQLSKNKWDKIGGTWYYFNKDATMASNQWQGNYYLKASGAMAEKEWIFDKNYNSWFYLKSGGAYAAREWIGSYYLKSGGYMAKSEWIDDSYYNARYYVDENGVYVTGTRKIDGKAHQFQSNGKWIGEVPVSRGFEKGKYTYTVFLDPGHGGKDPGAVYYNTNEKDLTMQVYQKLRKELQSLGYTVLSSRDSDVYVDFVTERSRMVNKTDSDIFISIHFNASGSPASNRSGIQTYSYEEAAGYPSKINPYWHNHPDRISESNRLAADIHSSLLAETGAKDAGLLQSSFAVLRETDKPAVLLELGYIDNFNENQQIRSDAYQNRLVAGIVKGIQKYYAGK
- a CDS encoding DUF3397 domain-containing protein, coding for MVMILIKLASVLLLVLTLALAIIFSRFLKLKKKGINFADLAFPFLIFEYYLISAKVFTHNQLPILGAALSLLAIILAFFFLSKKRSFYYPKFLKFFWRAGFLLTLLIYIVMIVQIFMMK
- a CDS encoding dicarboxylate/amino acid:cation symporter — translated: MKLVTLWSKLSLGIQLLVALVLGVIAALIWPQFSGFYQFLGQAFIKLINMVIIPLIFPTIVVAVAGVIGKKSFGKILTKSLVYFFAVTTAITLLFVFASYYLGFGQGVNIGQTGGNLDGIANNVKFSEFLLGFIPSNIVKSLSDGALLPIIVFAIFLGYGIGNLKSDKSQKIIEGFQIWIEAIYKIVAVIIKLSPIGIFGFIAKDVATTGVDKLIGLGQFVIGTYLAYAVLVLLIFPLIAVFFKVPYLSAFRENWSLLTLAFVTGSSSVVLPSLLKDLKKQGHDEHTIDLVVPLGYTFNLEGAAVYFSVATIFIAHAYGIQFSLSSLLFTVLLLTLIGKTAATVPSGAIVVLLAAAPQLGLPVEGVALIFAVDFFVNAGRTMINVLGQILTVSVIEKTEGYILEEEKESQLSVSFS
- a CDS encoding GNAT family N-acetyltransferase; its protein translation is MFVIEEVKNEAQKMAVVTEVLHDLPEWFGIPESTQAYIEGAKDLQVWAAYQESDLAGFVSLAYSSEDCAEIDCIGVKKAHQGRGIGSQLLATLENEARKNVDYLQVKTVAEGSNKDYDRTNAFYCRLGFKKLEIFPQLWGSQNPCQILIKKID